Proteins from one Flavobacterium sp. N2038 genomic window:
- a CDS encoding GH3 auxin-responsive promoter family protein: MPVSIINSFASWVLKQRIHQIELFLKYPNEVQEELLHNLLTASEYTVVGKKYDFASINSYQTFTERVPISSYEELQPLIERTRQGEQGVFWETPIKWFAKSSGTTNAKSKFIPVSNEALEDCHYKGSKDLLCLYLNNNEDSELFLGKSLRLGGSSQIYENNNTFFGDLSAILIENMPIWAEFSSTPSSKTSLMSEWETKIAAIINETKNENVTSFAGVPSWMLVLMNKVLENTGNQNLLELWPNLEVYFHGGVSFSPYKEQYKKILPSKDFKYYEIYNASEGFFAIQDLNNSSDLLLMLDYGIFYEFISMETFGTPNQKVIRLADVELNKNYAIVITTNSGLWRYLIGDTVRFTSLNPYRIRVTGRTKHHINVFGEELMVENTDQAIAKACLVTQTEVIDYTVAPIFMQDKEKGAHEWMIEFKKKPADVGLFQKVLDETLQTLNSDYEAKRYNNMTLNPLVINVARENLFYDWLKERDKLGGQHKIPRLSNQRDYLEQLKEM; this comes from the coding sequence ATGCCCGTATCAATTATCAACTCTTTCGCCTCTTGGGTCCTCAAGCAAAGGATACACCAAATTGAACTTTTTCTTAAATATCCGAATGAAGTTCAGGAAGAACTGTTGCATAATTTACTGACTGCCTCAGAATATACTGTTGTTGGTAAAAAATATGATTTTGCATCGATAAATTCCTATCAGACTTTTACTGAAAGAGTGCCAATATCGAGTTATGAAGAACTACAGCCTTTAATTGAACGTACTCGTCAGGGTGAGCAAGGTGTTTTTTGGGAAACCCCTATAAAATGGTTTGCTAAATCAAGCGGTACAACAAATGCCAAAAGTAAATTTATTCCGGTAAGTAATGAAGCTCTGGAAGATTGCCATTATAAAGGCAGTAAAGATTTGCTTTGTTTGTATTTGAATAATAATGAAGATTCTGAATTGTTTTTAGGAAAAAGTCTTCGTTTAGGTGGAAGTTCTCAGATTTATGAAAACAACAACACTTTCTTTGGAGATTTATCGGCTATTTTAATTGAGAATATGCCAATTTGGGCAGAATTTAGTAGTACGCCAAGCAGCAAAACTTCGCTAATGAGTGAATGGGAAACCAAAATTGCTGCCATTATAAATGAAACTAAGAATGAAAATGTAACCAGTTTTGCAGGAGTTCCGTCCTGGATGTTGGTTTTAATGAATAAAGTTTTAGAAAACACCGGCAATCAAAACTTACTGGAACTTTGGCCAAATCTTGAAGTTTATTTTCATGGTGGCGTAAGTTTTTCTCCTTATAAAGAGCAATACAAGAAAATATTACCGAGTAAAGATTTTAAATACTACGAAATTTACAATGCTTCCGAAGGCTTTTTTGCCATTCAGGATTTAAACAATTCAAGTGATTTATTGCTGATGCTGGATTACGGAATTTTCTACGAATTTATCTCAATGGAAACTTTTGGAACTCCTAATCAAAAAGTGATTCGTTTGGCAGATGTCGAATTAAATAAAAACTATGCGATTGTTATTACGACTAATTCTGGTTTGTGGCGCTATTTAATTGGTGATACCGTTCGTTTTACTTCTTTGAATCCTTATCGAATAAGAGTTACCGGCAGAACCAAACATCATATTAATGTTTTTGGTGAAGAGTTAATGGTCGAAAATACCGATCAGGCGATTGCAAAAGCATGTTTGGTTACTCAAACCGAAGTTATTGATTATACCGTCGCTCCAATTTTTATGCAGGATAAAGAAAAAGGCGCTCACGAATGGATGATCGAATTCAAGAAAAAACCTGCCGATGTAGGTCTTTTCCAAAAAGTTCTGGATGAAACTTTACAGACTTTAAATTCTGATTATGAAGCGAAACGCTACAACAATATGACACTAAATCCTTTGGTGATTAATGTAGCTCGTGAAAACTTATTTTATGACTGGCTTAAAGAAAGAGACAAGCTGGGTGGGCAACATAAGATTCCAAGACTTTCTAATCAGAGAGATTATTTGGAGCAGTTGAAGGAAATGTAG